The following coding sequences are from one Deltaproteobacteria bacterium window:
- a CDS encoding prepilin-type N-terminal cleavage/methylation domain-containing protein, whose amino-acid sequence MQRCKGFTLIELLMAIVILIIIAAIGWVNLHAYTLNRNLRSAARDIASDFSLCKQRAVSENNTYQIVFNKAESSYAIQTVTGVPPAVTKLLSSFGSDISIISADFGAASSQTVTFNTRGTVTPLGNPAGDGVVLQNSRNSKATITVNTMGRTNVTFDIK is encoded by the coding sequence ATGCAACGCTGTAAAGGATTTACACTCATTGAATTGCTCATGGCAATTGTTATATTGATAATCATTGCCGCCATTGGGTGGGTAAATTTGCACGCCTATACATTAAACAGAAATCTCAGGTCGGCGGCAAGGGATATAGCCTCCGACTTCTCCTTATGCAAGCAAAGGGCGGTTTCCGAGAACAACACATATCAAATCGTTTTTAACAAGGCCGAAAGCAGCTATGCCATCCAGACGGTCACGGGTGTTCCTCCCGCTGTTACCAAGCTTCTCTCATCATTCGGGTCGGATATTAGCATCATCAGTGCCGATTTCGGTGCGGCGAGTTCGCAGACGGTTACTTTTAACACAAGGGGCACTGTAACACCGCTGGGGAATCCCGCAGGGGATGGTGTTGTTCTGCAGAACAGCAGGAATTCCAAGGCTACAATAACGGTTAATACCATGGGAAGAACAAATGTCACGTTCGATATTAAATAG
- a CDS encoding DsbC family protein translates to MTKKSLFCAVVILSCALLLSPVHSGCSFASESDGNQGKKGCIALSTQGVKDVLVRLNAPEAKIVSITESPLRGFCEIAIDNMGRIVIFYLDVDKKYFIFGSLVEVANMLNKTQESIRRIQDKKRIDIAKIPLSDALIMGESSASKKVIVFTDPDCSFCGQLHRTMKQIIAKRKDIAFYIKFFPLPMHKEAYGKAKSIVCNKSLKMLEDNFEKKEIAKTECKTQEIDNSMKLAASLGISGTPALILPDGRLREGAMPEAELIDLIDGKK, encoded by the coding sequence GTGACAAAAAAGAGCTTATTTTGTGCTGTTGTGATTCTATCATGTGCCTTGCTTTTATCCCCCGTTCATTCAGGATGCAGTTTTGCTTCGGAAAGTGACGGCAACCAGGGAAAGAAAGGGTGTATTGCCTTAAGCACTCAAGGGGTCAAAGACGTTCTCGTGAGGCTCAACGCCCCTGAGGCGAAAATAGTGAGCATCACAGAAAGTCCGCTAAGGGGGTTTTGTGAAATAGCCATCGACAATATGGGAAGGATAGTGATTTTTTATCTTGACGTTGATAAGAAGTACTTCATCTTTGGCTCACTGGTGGAAGTTGCCAATATGTTGAACAAGACACAGGAGAGCATCAGAAGAATTCAAGACAAAAAAAGGATCGACATAGCTAAAATACCTCTGAGTGATGCCCTTATCATGGGAGAGAGCAGCGCTTCCAAAAAGGTAATCGTCTTTACCGACCCTGATTGCTCCTTTTGCGGTCAGCTTCATCGCACCATGAAACAGATTATCGCAAAGAGGAAGGACATCGCCTTTTATATCAAGTTCTTCCCCTTACCGATGCATAAGGAAGCGTACGGGAAAGCAAAAAGCATCGTTTGCAATAAATCCTTAAAGATGCTTGAGGACAACTTCGAAAAGAAGGAGATAGCGAAGACGGAGTGCAAGACCCAGGAGATAGACAACTCTATGAAGCTTGCTGCATCGCTTGGCATATCGGGTACCCCCGCACTGATACTGCCGGACGGAAGGCTCAGGGAAGGAGCTATGCCCGAGGCGGAACTGATCGATCTCATTGACGGGAAAAAGTAA
- a CDS encoding tetratricopeptide repeat protein produces MTGSLSKIDTMDDSALKEREEILSIAEAYVAQNLYKEALHVAESWLKRYPIDADANIIRCHALLRMGDLEKVNDILDGVENTVRQLSRIYNRVGDLCLNGGLTQEAVKYYRKFVAMNPDSPIAENVSEKINALVSTEDYISTRSDEDRYNNIDHVASDFYTTTLAELYVRQGHPDMAADVLSEILKKDPGNQLVANRLKDVRAMQNDGTKEKTSFHVSQNKEVIQELTRWLKNIDRLKSYAS; encoded by the coding sequence ATGACAGGCAGCCTCTCAAAGATAGACACTATGGACGATAGCGCTCTTAAAGAAAGAGAGGAAATTCTTTCTATAGCGGAAGCATATGTAGCGCAGAATCTTTATAAAGAGGCGTTGCATGTAGCTGAATCATGGCTCAAGCGTTATCCAATCGATGCTGATGCAAATATCATCCGATGCCACGCATTGCTGAGGATGGGAGATCTCGAAAAGGTTAACGATATCCTTGATGGTGTTGAGAATACGGTACGTCAGTTGTCCCGGATCTATAATCGTGTCGGAGATCTTTGCCTGAACGGTGGTCTGACTCAAGAGGCGGTAAAGTATTATCGGAAATTTGTCGCGATGAACCCCGATTCGCCAATTGCAGAAAATGTATCTGAAAAAATCAATGCGCTCGTATCCACTGAAGATTACATATCCACCAGAAGTGATGAGGATAGGTATAACAATATTGACCATGTTGCATCTGATTTCTATACCACAACCCTCGCGGAACTCTACGTTAGACAGGGCCATCCTGACATGGCTGCCGATGTACTAAGCGAGATTCTGAAAAAGGATCCGGGAAATCAACTGGTTGCGAATAGATTAAAAGATGTCAGAGCCATGCAAAACGACGGGACGAAAGAAAAAACATCTTTCCATGTGTCACAGAATAAGGAGGTGATTCAAGAACTTACAAGGTGGCTTAAAAACATAGACAGGTTGAAAAGCTATGCGTCGTAA